A single region of the Halopiger xanaduensis SH-6 genome encodes:
- the metG gene encoding methionine--tRNA ligase, translating to MSTHNDDFPTDDPAVVTCGLPYANGDLHIGHLRGYIGADAFNRALQTLGQETAYVCGSDMHGTPVAVNAEQEGVNPEDFALEWHDQYAETFPQFNVEFDNYGHTHDETNTELTQEIVRTLDEQGYIYEKEIQVAYDPDADQYLPDRYVEGTCPYCGEKARGDECDEGCQRHLEPGEVEDPTSTITGNPAEYRERTHKFFEVSEFADFLTEFLDGLEGTSNARNQPRQWIEDGLQDWCITRDMDWGIDYPTAEGEDESDLVLYVWVDAPIEYIASTKQYSERVGTDEYDWEQVWKGEGEIVHIIGRDIIQHHTIFWPAMLEGADYNKPRGIAATGFITINGKGLSTSRNRAIWAKEYLDEGFHPDLLRYYLTTTGGLQQDVDFSWDAFQEKVNGELVGTVGNFWYRSLLFAYRNYEGTPDADVSEEVHERIQDAIADARAAVNDYDLRGIGQSAVELAQFGNEYIQRNEPWKLTDEEPETAAQVIRDCVQIAKAVGVLIEPIAPDKARRLWEQLGEDGEVADALLEDALEAPPRNFEEPGELFEKIEDDRVAELNEKLEERVAEAEDDEDEETESDDTAADEADDMADADVDDLEPLADDRISFDDFQELDIRVGRIESAEGIEGADDLARLEVDIGFETRQIVAGIKQLHDLDELPGEKCVLLANMEQAELFGVESNGMILAAGEEADLLTTHGDAEVGEKIR from the coding sequence ATGAGCACGCACAACGACGACTTTCCGACGGACGATCCCGCCGTCGTGACCTGCGGGCTCCCCTACGCGAACGGGGACCTTCACATCGGTCACCTGCGGGGCTACATCGGCGCAGACGCCTTCAACCGCGCACTGCAGACGCTCGGCCAGGAGACGGCCTACGTCTGCGGCTCGGACATGCACGGCACTCCGGTCGCCGTCAACGCCGAGCAGGAGGGCGTCAACCCCGAGGACTTCGCCCTCGAGTGGCACGACCAGTACGCCGAAACGTTCCCGCAGTTCAACGTCGAGTTCGACAACTACGGCCACACCCACGACGAGACGAACACCGAACTGACCCAGGAGATCGTCCGCACGCTCGACGAGCAGGGGTACATCTACGAGAAGGAGATCCAGGTGGCGTACGATCCCGACGCCGACCAGTACCTTCCCGACCGCTACGTCGAGGGCACCTGTCCCTACTGCGGCGAGAAGGCCCGCGGCGACGAGTGCGACGAGGGCTGCCAGCGCCACTTGGAGCCCGGCGAGGTCGAGGACCCGACGAGCACGATCACCGGCAACCCGGCGGAGTACCGCGAGCGCACCCACAAGTTCTTCGAGGTCTCGGAGTTCGCCGACTTCCTGACGGAGTTCCTTGACGGCCTCGAGGGCACCTCGAACGCGCGCAACCAGCCCCGGCAGTGGATCGAGGACGGGCTGCAGGACTGGTGTATCACCCGCGACATGGACTGGGGGATCGACTACCCCACCGCCGAGGGCGAAGACGAGAGCGACCTCGTCCTCTACGTCTGGGTCGACGCGCCCATCGAGTACATCGCCTCGACCAAACAGTACTCCGAGCGCGTCGGAACCGACGAGTACGACTGGGAGCAGGTCTGGAAGGGCGAGGGCGAGATCGTCCACATCATCGGCCGCGACATCATCCAGCACCACACCATCTTCTGGCCCGCGATGCTCGAGGGCGCCGACTACAACAAGCCCCGCGGGATCGCCGCGACCGGCTTCATCACCATCAACGGCAAGGGGCTCTCGACGAGCCGGAACCGCGCGATCTGGGCCAAGGAGTACCTCGACGAGGGCTTCCATCCCGACCTGCTGCGGTACTACCTCACCACGACCGGCGGCCTCCAGCAGGACGTCGACTTCTCCTGGGACGCCTTCCAGGAGAAGGTCAACGGCGAACTCGTGGGTACCGTCGGCAACTTCTGGTACCGCTCGCTGCTGTTCGCCTACCGCAACTACGAGGGAACGCCCGACGCGGACGTCTCCGAGGAGGTCCACGAGCGCATCCAGGACGCCATCGCCGACGCCCGCGCAGCCGTCAACGACTACGACCTCCGCGGAATCGGCCAGTCCGCCGTCGAACTCGCCCAGTTCGGCAACGAGTACATCCAGCGCAACGAGCCCTGGAAGCTCACCGACGAGGAGCCCGAGACGGCAGCGCAGGTCATCCGCGACTGCGTCCAGATCGCCAAGGCCGTCGGCGTCCTCATAGAGCCGATCGCGCCCGACAAGGCCCGGCGCCTCTGGGAGCAACTCGGCGAGGACGGCGAGGTCGCCGACGCCCTCCTCGAGGACGCGCTCGAGGCCCCGCCGCGGAACTTCGAGGAACCCGGCGAACTGTTCGAGAAGATCGAGGACGACCGCGTCGCGGAACTGAACGAGAAACTCGAGGAACGCGTCGCCGAGGCCGAAGACGACGAGGACGAGGAAACCGAAAGCGACGATACCGCGGCTGACGAAGCCGACGATATGGCAGACGCAGACGTCGACGACCTCGAGCCGCTCGCCGACGACCGCATCAGCTTCGACGACTTCCAGGAACTGGACATCCGCGTCGGCCGCATCGAATCGGCCGAGGGCATCGAGGGCGCGGACGATCTCGCGCGCCTCGAGGTCGACATCGGCTTCGAGACCCGACAGATCGTCGCCGGCATCAAGCAACTGCACGACCTCGACGAGTTGCCCGGCGAGAAGTGCGTCCTGCTGGCGAACATGGAGCAGGCCGAACTGTTCGGCGTCGAGTCCAACGGCATGATCCTCGCGGCCGGCGAGGAGGCCGACCTGCTGACGACCCACGGCGACGCCGAAGTCGGCGAGAAGATTCGGTAA
- a CDS encoding serine hydrolase domain-containing protein has protein sequence MSKRMPRRRILTGSAALGATALAGSPARIAGREPAAETATQPEPPTDPATVSEPSSRTGQSDAVDLEGVESFVDDRLGSLLETHDVVGASVAVVHDGAVELAKGYGESDREAGTPVDADETAFRIGSVSKPLVWTAAMQLIEDGRLDPDEPVEPSLESVSIPDTYDEPITMAHLATHTAGFEDRSQGTWVDDPDDLRSLPNVLREEQPERVRPPGEIASYSNYGAALAAQVVADVTSTSFQEYVSEHLFDPLGMDHTTFEQPAPEDIDVASGYTMATGSVRDSSELFLEIAPAGAATATASDMARFMRAHLEGGAADGERILASEAVDRMHEQWFTHHETLPGIAFGFVEDERDGVRILEHDGAIPGSSNGYLVLVPEYDLGLFLATNTDSGRTATGEFVDAFLEEYLPEPESESDDSASEPTGPPAHADALEGTYRGVRIAETTHSRLATTLQAGSVEVSVDEAGFLVTDFGGGPERWVERADDPLVFDAVDGDETLAFRERAGEITHLFLGFHAFERVSWHESLSVHGRVAGLSALGMLSGAVGWPLARAKRRLVGGSDAETETETKAASASQKARSDDRPTSVDGGASATGSNSMSERGSLSTLEGDAVTSALSESRARWIVGGAIACLFGFVVGFVVLGVVFQPTLLSDPPLAYDLVSLLPILGALGTLASIGCTVVAWREGYWGRFWRVHYTLVVASAVAFCWLLYYWNFLRLPL, from the coding sequence ATGTCGAAACGAATGCCGCGCAGGCGGATACTCACGGGGTCGGCGGCGCTCGGCGCGACCGCACTCGCCGGCAGTCCGGCGCGAATCGCGGGTCGCGAGCCCGCGGCCGAGACGGCCACGCAACCGGAGCCCCCGACCGATCCGGCGACGGTGTCCGAGCCGTCGTCGCGGACGGGACAATCCGACGCCGTCGATCTCGAGGGAGTCGAATCGTTCGTCGACGACCGGCTGGGCTCGCTGCTCGAGACCCACGACGTCGTCGGCGCATCGGTCGCCGTCGTTCACGACGGGGCGGTCGAACTCGCGAAGGGCTACGGCGAGAGCGACCGCGAGGCCGGAACGCCGGTCGACGCCGACGAGACGGCGTTTCGGATCGGCTCGGTTTCGAAGCCGCTCGTCTGGACGGCTGCGATGCAACTGATCGAGGACGGCCGGCTCGATCCCGACGAGCCCGTCGAGCCGTCTCTCGAGTCCGTTTCGATTCCGGACACGTACGACGAGCCGATCACGATGGCCCACCTCGCGACGCACACGGCCGGCTTCGAGGATCGATCCCAGGGAACGTGGGTCGACGACCCCGACGACCTCCGGTCGCTCCCCAACGTCCTGCGCGAGGAGCAACCCGAGCGCGTTCGACCGCCGGGGGAGATCGCGTCGTACTCGAACTACGGGGCGGCGCTTGCAGCTCAAGTCGTTGCCGACGTGACCAGCACGTCGTTTCAGGAGTACGTCAGCGAGCACCTCTTCGACCCGCTGGGGATGGACCACACGACCTTCGAGCAGCCGGCTCCGGAGGATATCGACGTCGCGTCCGGCTACACGATGGCGACGGGATCGGTCCGGGATTCCTCGGAGTTATTCCTCGAGATCGCCCCCGCCGGCGCCGCGACGGCCACGGCGTCCGATATGGCGCGGTTCATGCGCGCCCACCTCGAGGGCGGCGCCGCTGACGGCGAGCGGATCCTCGCGTCCGAGGCGGTCGACCGGATGCACGAGCAGTGGTTCACGCACCACGAGACGCTTCCCGGAATCGCGTTCGGATTCGTCGAAGACGAGCGCGACGGCGTCCGCATCCTCGAGCACGATGGGGCCATTCCCGGCTCGTCCAACGGCTATCTGGTGCTGGTTCCCGAGTACGATCTCGGACTATTTCTCGCGACCAATACCGACAGTGGCCGGACTGCGACGGGCGAGTTCGTCGACGCCTTCCTTGAAGAATACCTCCCTGAACCAGAATCGGAGTCCGACGACTCGGCGTCCGAACCGACTGGCCCACCGGCGCATGCCGACGCGCTCGAGGGGACCTATCGCGGCGTTCGGATCGCGGAAACGACGCACTCGCGACTGGCGACGACGCTACAGGCGGGGTCAGTCGAGGTGTCCGTCGACGAGGCCGGCTTCCTCGTGACCGACTTCGGCGGCGGGCCGGAACGCTGGGTCGAGCGGGCGGACGACCCGCTCGTCTTCGACGCGGTCGACGGGGACGAGACGCTGGCGTTCCGCGAGCGCGCCGGGGAGATCACGCACCTCTTTCTCGGCTTTCACGCGTTCGAACGGGTTTCCTGGCACGAGTCGCTCTCCGTTCACGGACGCGTGGCAGGCCTCTCCGCACTCGGAATGCTCTCCGGCGCGGTCGGCTGGCCGCTCGCTCGAGCGAAACGGCGACTCGTCGGCGGTTCAGATGCCGAGACGGAAACGGAGACGAAAGCAGCGTCGGCCTCACAGAAGGCTCGATCCGACGACCGACCGACATCAGTCGACGGCGGTGCGTCGGCTACCGGCTCGAACTCGATGTCGGAGAGGGGGTCGCTGTCGACGCTCGAGGGCGACGCGGTGACGAGCGCGCTGTCCGAATCCCGCGCCCGGTGGATCGTCGGGGGTGCGATCGCGTGTCTGTTCGGGTTCGTCGTCGGTTTCGTCGTGCTGGGCGTCGTTTTCCAGCCGACGCTGTTGAGCGATCCGCCGCTCGCGTACGACCTCGTGTCCCTCCTGCCGATCCTCGGGGCGCTCGGGACGCTCGCGTCGATCGGTTGCACTGTCGTCGCGTGGCGCGAGGGATACTGGGGCCGGTTCTGGCGCGTCCACTACACGCTGGTTGTCGCCAGCGCGGTCGCGTTCTGCTGGCTGCTGTATTACTGGAACTTCCTGCGACTCCCGCTCTGA
- a CDS encoding GYD domain-containing protein, whose product MPTYASLIDLDDRDAQNAQELASIWGEIRTEFESHDAELIDSYAALGEHDFIIIFEAADHESGFKSALTLRRHGLQGQTMELVDTDDFSELVDEI is encoded by the coding sequence ATGCCAACCTACGCCTCCCTCATCGATCTCGACGATCGAGACGCCCAGAACGCCCAGGAGCTCGCGTCGATCTGGGGAGAAATTCGCACGGAATTCGAGAGCCACGACGCCGAACTCATCGATTCCTACGCCGCGCTCGGCGAACACGACTTTATTATCATTTTCGAGGCCGCGGACCACGAATCCGGGTTCAAGTCGGCGCTGACGCTCCGCCGCCACGGCCTGCAGGGCCAGACGATGGAGCTCGTCGATACCGACGACTTCTCGGAACTTGTCGACGAAATCTGA
- the pyk gene encoding pyruvate kinase, with amino-acid sequence MRNAKIVCTLGPASSDRRTIRELADAGMSVARLNASHGSPEDRAELVDRVRDVDEERDEPVAVMLDTQGPEIRTAPLPDGETVTLETGSEIEFVEGDEASSDRVGLSLPIDEVEEGDRILLDDGLIETTVLERDGGAIRARVDTGGELAGRKGVNVPGVDLDLDVVTEKDRQDLELAAEKEVDFVAASFVRDAEDVYEVSEVLEEFDAEIPIISKIERAGAVENLDEIMEASYGIMVARGDLGVECPMEDVPMIQKRIIRQCREAGLPVITATEMLDSMVHARRPTRAEASDVANAVLDGTDAVMLSAETAVGDHPAEVVDAMDSIIREVEASGEYAELLEQRVPAAGEARTDALARSARFLARDISADAVVAATESGYTALKTAKYRPGVPVVASTPSHEVRRRLALSWGVTPLYARVSDQGAGAVVERAVQAALNAGVAESGDTVVVLCGMMTELEGANTTNMLKVHVAAEALTTGRVVVEGRATGPLVHLTDGDLSDVPDGAIVAVPSDFDEEFEGDLEKIAGIIDAQRGMTGYPSLVAREMDLPMISGADVSEEAEGETVTIDAERGVVYGGDIGDQAVRE; translated from the coding sequence ATGAGAAACGCGAAGATCGTCTGTACCCTCGGTCCGGCCTCGAGCGACCGCCGGACCATCCGCGAGCTGGCCGACGCCGGCATGTCCGTCGCGCGGCTGAACGCCAGCCACGGCAGCCCCGAAGACCGAGCCGAACTCGTCGACCGCGTCCGCGACGTCGACGAGGAGCGCGACGAGCCGGTCGCCGTCATGCTCGACACGCAGGGCCCCGAGATCCGAACCGCTCCCCTGCCGGACGGCGAAACCGTCACCCTCGAGACGGGCTCGGAGATCGAGTTCGTCGAGGGCGACGAGGCCTCGTCCGACCGCGTCGGCCTCTCCCTGCCGATCGACGAGGTCGAGGAAGGCGACCGCATCCTGCTCGACGACGGCCTCATCGAGACCACCGTCCTCGAGCGCGACGGCGGCGCGATCCGAGCCCGAGTCGACACCGGCGGCGAACTGGCCGGCCGGAAAGGCGTCAACGTCCCCGGCGTCGATCTGGATCTGGACGTCGTCACCGAGAAGGATCGGCAGGATCTCGAGCTGGCCGCCGAGAAGGAGGTCGACTTCGTCGCGGCGAGTTTCGTCCGCGACGCCGAGGACGTCTACGAGGTCAGCGAGGTCCTCGAGGAGTTCGACGCCGAGATTCCGATCATCTCGAAGATCGAACGCGCCGGCGCCGTGGAGAACCTCGACGAAATCATGGAAGCCTCCTACGGCATCATGGTCGCGCGCGGCGACTTGGGCGTCGAGTGTCCCATGGAGGACGTCCCGATGATTCAAAAGCGGATCATCCGACAGTGCCGCGAGGCCGGGCTCCCGGTCATCACCGCGACGGAGATGCTCGACTCGATGGTCCACGCCCGCCGACCCACCCGCGCGGAGGCCTCGGACGTGGCCAACGCCGTCCTCGACGGCACCGACGCCGTGATGCTCTCGGCGGAGACGGCCGTCGGCGACCACCCCGCCGAGGTCGTCGACGCGATGGACAGCATCATCCGCGAGGTCGAGGCGTCCGGCGAGTACGCCGAACTCTTGGAGCAGCGCGTGCCCGCTGCCGGCGAGGCCCGAACCGACGCGCTTGCCCGCTCCGCCCGGTTCCTCGCGCGCGACATCAGCGCGGACGCGGTCGTGGCCGCGACCGAGTCGGGTTACACGGCGCTGAAGACCGCGAAGTACCGGCCCGGCGTCCCGGTCGTCGCCTCGACGCCGAGCCACGAGGTTCGCCGTCGACTCGCGCTCTCGTGGGGCGTGACGCCGCTGTACGCCCGCGTCTCCGATCAGGGGGCCGGCGCCGTCGTCGAGCGCGCCGTCCAGGCAGCCCTCAACGCCGGCGTCGCGGAGAGCGGCGACACCGTCGTCGTCCTCTGCGGCATGATGACCGAACTCGAGGGCGCGAACACGACGAACATGCTGAAGGTCCACGTCGCCGCGGAGGCGCTGACGACGGGCCGGGTCGTCGTCGAAGGTCGCGCGACGGGGCCGCTCGTCCACCTGACCGACGGCGACCTCTCGGACGTCCCGGACGGCGCGATCGTCGCCGTCCCCTCCGATTTCGACGAGGAGTTCGAGGGCGACCTCGAGAAGATTGCCGGTATCATCGACGCCCAGCGGGGCATGACCGGCTATCCGTCGCTGGTGGCCCGCGAGATGGATCTCCCGATGATCAGCGGCGCGGACGTCTCCGAGGAGGCCGAGGGGGAGACCGTGACGATCGACGCCGAACGCGGCGTCGTCTACGGCGGCGATATCGGCGACCAAGCGGTGCGAGAGTAA
- a CDS encoding DUF7312 domain-containing protein, with translation MADDDSGDRDASGGDDAQWDRSSAWDDADAWGGTDSGEWSDSDTDADANLEGERVDEPAEESDDRIPLDLSRDGDDADADTATEAAADADDSYEPEPNSTPIEPGDPDLENVVFVVIGAIAMLLVIARLASLPL, from the coding sequence ATGGCTGACGATGACTCCGGCGATCGCGACGCGTCCGGAGGCGACGACGCCCAGTGGGACCGCTCGAGCGCGTGGGACGATGCGGACGCGTGGGGCGGCACAGACAGCGGCGAGTGGTCTGACTCCGATACTGATGCCGACGCGAACCTCGAAGGCGAGCGTGTAGACGAACCTGCGGAGGAATCGGACGACCGAATCCCGCTCGATCTCTCCCGCGACGGCGACGACGCCGACGCTGATACCGCTACTGAAGCGGCCGCTGACGCGGACGATTCCTACGAACCGGAGCCCAATTCGACGCCGATCGAACCCGGCGATCCGGACCTCGAGAACGTGGTGTTCGTCGTCATCGGCGCAATCGCGATGCTCCTCGTGATTGCTCGACTCGCCTCCCTACCGCTGTAA
- a CDS encoding diphthine--ammonia ligase → MSDANGAWVGLFSGGKDSSWAVYRALEEGLDVRRLVTVHPSEDSYMYHVPATDLASLAAESIGIELVDVDPGDLEAETVADSSAQGDDELEPLEAALEELDDALREGGEGGIAGVTAGAVESEYQTNRIQAMCDRLGCDLFAPLWQEDPRELADAMLEAGFEIKIIQVAAHGLDESWLGRTLDEAALADLEELNEEYGVHILGEGGEFETLVVDGPHMDRRIDLEYERKWEGTHGRLRITNAKLE, encoded by the coding sequence ATGAGCGACGCAAACGGCGCGTGGGTCGGGCTCTTCTCCGGCGGGAAAGACTCCTCGTGGGCAGTGTACCGCGCCCTCGAGGAGGGGCTCGACGTCCGACGGCTCGTCACCGTCCACCCCTCCGAGGACTCGTACATGTATCACGTCCCGGCAACCGACCTCGCCTCGCTGGCCGCCGAGAGCATCGGCATCGAACTCGTCGACGTCGATCCCGGCGACCTCGAGGCCGAGACGGTCGCCGACTCGAGCGCCCAGGGCGACGACGAACTCGAGCCGCTGGAGGCCGCGCTCGAGGAGCTAGACGACGCCCTCCGCGAGGGGGGCGAGGGCGGCATCGCCGGCGTCACGGCCGGCGCCGTCGAGAGCGAGTACCAGACGAATCGGATTCAGGCGATGTGCGACCGACTGGGCTGTGACCTCTTCGCCCCGCTGTGGCAGGAGGATCCGCGAGAACTCGCCGACGCGATGCTCGAGGCCGGCTTCGAGATCAAGATCATCCAAGTCGCAGCGCACGGACTGGACGAGTCCTGGCTCGGTCGGACCCTCGACGAAGCGGCACTCGCCGACCTCGAGGAACTCAACGAGGAGTACGGCGTCCACATCCTGGGTGAAGGCGGCGAGTTCGAGACGCTGGTCGTCGACGGGCCGCACATGGACCGACGGATCGACCTCGAGTACGAGCGCAAGTGGGAGGGGACGCACGGGCGGTTGCGGATTACGAATGCCAAATTGGAGTAA
- a CDS encoding DUF373 family protein codes for MTTLVVCLDRTDDVGRRTGLQSPIVGWEAVRALVTDIGLADPEDSGVNTLLETLRVAQDLRDDDEEAIVAVVSGDRESMVSADRAVARQLDDLIAEYDPDSAIVVLDSAEDERLVPIVESRVRVDSVDRVVVRQARDIESTYYLMKQFLADEELRQTVLVPLGLTLLVFPVLAMRIGAAEGAAAITTVIGLFLLYKGFNVDEIVTGLAHQIRESLYSGQVSVVTYVVAAGLTFVGLFVGALGVSSLGETQGVVVPAVRFAYDSIPWLAVAALTASAGRLLDEVIGEEPIRSSFLNLPFIVVAVGLVIRGFAAYFLQQQNVIRAVDIPPIELGVLSIEQFTVEAGQRLALYVVTAIVVSLVGARVASYFGGAEDDGEPAVPNGGGGTGTGTEPDSEVPDGGPSSAPVPTPEPDTVTDGEDDHETEREPNSDTEADAGAEADADSETDSNADT; via the coding sequence GTGACAACGCTGGTCGTCTGCCTCGACCGGACCGACGACGTCGGTCGCCGGACCGGACTCCAGTCGCCGATCGTCGGCTGGGAGGCGGTTCGCGCGCTCGTAACCGACATCGGGCTCGCGGATCCCGAAGACTCGGGAGTCAACACGTTGCTCGAGACGCTGCGGGTCGCGCAGGACCTTCGCGACGACGACGAGGAGGCTATCGTCGCGGTCGTCTCGGGCGACCGCGAGTCGATGGTTTCGGCCGATCGGGCGGTCGCCCGGCAACTCGACGACCTCATCGCGGAGTACGATCCCGATTCGGCGATCGTCGTCCTCGACAGCGCGGAGGACGAGCGGCTGGTGCCGATCGTCGAGAGCCGCGTGCGAGTCGATTCCGTCGATCGCGTCGTCGTCCGGCAAGCGCGGGACATCGAGTCGACCTACTACCTCATGAAGCAGTTTCTGGCGGACGAGGAGCTCCGCCAGACGGTACTCGTCCCGTTGGGACTGACGCTGCTGGTCTTCCCGGTCCTCGCGATGCGGATCGGCGCCGCGGAGGGCGCCGCCGCGATCACGACCGTGATCGGGCTGTTTCTGCTCTACAAGGGATTCAACGTCGACGAGATCGTGACCGGCCTCGCCCACCAGATCCGGGAGTCGCTGTACTCCGGTCAGGTGTCGGTCGTCACCTACGTCGTCGCCGCCGGCTTGACCTTCGTCGGGCTGTTCGTCGGCGCGCTCGGCGTCTCGAGTCTCGGCGAGACGCAGGGGGTGGTCGTTCCGGCGGTCCGGTTCGCCTACGACAGCATTCCGTGGCTCGCGGTCGCCGCGCTGACCGCCAGCGCCGGGCGGCTGCTCGACGAGGTGATCGGCGAGGAACCGATCCGCAGTTCCTTCCTGAACCTCCCCTTCATCGTCGTCGCCGTCGGACTCGTAATCAGGGGCTTCGCCGCGTACTTCCTGCAGCAACAGAACGTGATCCGGGCGGTCGACATCCCGCCGATCGAGCTCGGCGTCCTCTCGATCGAGCAGTTCACGGTCGAGGCCGGACAGCGGCTCGCGCTGTACGTCGTAACCGCGATCGTTGTGAGCCTCGTCGGCGCCCGCGTCGCCTCCTACTTTGGCGGAGCCGAGGACGACGGCGAACCGGCGGTTCCCAACGGCGGGGGCGGGACCGGGACCGGAACCGAACCGGACTCGGAAGTCCCCGACGGCGGGCCGTCGTCGGCTCCCGTACCGACGCCGGAACCCGATACGGTCACCGATGGTGAAGACGACCACGAGACCGAGCGGGAGCCGAACTCGGACACCGAGGCGGATGCTGGTGCCGAGGCTGATGCGGACTCGGAGACGGACAGCAACGCAGACACGTAG